One Anas platyrhynchos isolate ZD024472 breed Pekin duck chromosome W, IASCAAS_PekinDuck_T2T, whole genome shotgun sequence DNA segment encodes these proteins:
- the LOC140000573 gene encoding uncharacterized protein — translation MVNTETSSTTKDKKPLPPQILENEPTQPPIGLTPSIFNTGPYIIKNMGQQQILFNPSWSLKRVELALHINISAINSKCTTFLRTAYTVWLAWLHERSLKQSWRMPRNTTGLLGTGLGILNSIDAEVLMSRITATTDDLRKLERPIKSSLLALGANQWLLSDVLPHWEQIEENDHQLIVNALGKAQGNTSLALSCIQAQLWIQSVAAAIIREGEGGTLPTEIQKLIWDNASEFEKEFQAWWQLVNFTHYAENDKIVAFILTVSNATIYNVYPIIALGLNHNGTILYPKEHKVWAHQKGGKWQTIDVNACIVREQKGFICESNTLESQDICLDTDQNICHFEIHPNEALETVLVYIGKGCVCMRTHCDSIVVDNTVVDTSNHSNVCVCNFTKILGCDFKYSAPVTSYQLIASNYILLHELLPTPIGMNLTLVKKLLVREDLKQLMTQVRESGQKTLITVHHDAQEIHRVMERVKRDERHRWWDALFGWSPAAKGIFNKMLHPVIVLLILTVLCFILTISLYVKLWFMMKRLESLHNVHTLDKPHSKNVCDIPDIFQLS, via the coding sequence ATGGTTAATACAGAAACATCATCGACTACAAAGGATAAGAAGCCTCTACCTCCGCAGATCCTTGAAAACGAACCGACTCAGCCTCccattggtctaactccttccatcttcaacacaggtccttacataattaaaaatatgggacaacaacaaattctctttaaccctagttggtccctaaaaagGGTAGAGCTAGCGCTGCACATTAATATCTCTGCAATTAACTCAAAATGTACCACCTTTTTGAGAACTGCCTACACTGTCTGGTTAGCATGGTTACATGAACGTTCTCTGAAACAATCTTGGCGCATGCCACGGAATACAACTGGGTTATTGGGAACaggattaggtatattaaatagcattgatgctgaggtcctaatgagTAGAATAACAgctactacagatgacctaaggaaacTGGAACGAccaataaaatcatccttattggccttaggagcaaatcaatggcttctatcAGATGTTTTGCCCCATTGGgaacaaattgaggaaaatgatcatcaattaattgtaaatgcccttggaaaagcccaaggcaatacctcccttgccttgagctgcATCCAAGCGCAGTTATggatacaatctgtagcagcagctattattagagagggagaaggaggaactttgcccactgaaattcaaaaattgatttgggataatgcttcagaatttgaaaaggagtttcaagcttggtggcaattagtcaactttacccattatgcagaaaatgataaaattgttgcctttatacttactGTAAGTAACGCCACCatatacaatgtatatccaatcattgcattaggactcaatcataatggaactatactttatcctaaagagcataaagtatgggcccatcaaaagggaggaaagtggcaaacaattgatgtaaatgcatgtattgtgcgtgaacaaaaaggtttcatctgtgaaagtaacacgctggaatctcaagacatttgtcttgacactgatcaaaatatttgccactttgagatacatcctaatgaagcccttgaaactgtacttgtatatattgggaaaggttgtgtttgcatgagaactcattgtgattctatagtcGTAGATAATACAGTGGTAGATACCAGTAAtcactctaatgtttgtgtttgcaattttaccaaaattctaggatgtgattttaaatactcagctcctgtcacttcttatcaacttattgcatctaattatattctgcttcatgaactgctgcctactcctattggaatgaacctcaccttggtgaagaaattgctggtacgtgaggacctgaagcagctgatgacacaaGTCCGAGAAAGtggacaaaagactctgattactgtccatcatgatgcacaagaaatacatcgagtgatggaaagggtaaagagagatgagagacaccgttGGTGGGACGCTTTGTTTGGATGGTcgccagctgccaagggaatcttcaacaagatgcttcaccctgttattgttctgttAATACTCACTGTATTATGTTTCatactgacaattagtttgtatgttaaactctggtttatgatgaaacGTTTAGAATCCCTACACAATGTACATACACTCGATAAACCTCATTCCAAGAATGTATGTGATATCCCCGACATATTCCAACTGTcgtga